One region of Pogona vitticeps strain Pit_001003342236 chromosome 1, PviZW2.1, whole genome shotgun sequence genomic DNA includes:
- the LOC110086180 gene encoding ferritin heavy chain — MASSPSQVRQNYHQDCEAAINRQINLELYASYVYLSMSYYFDRDDVALKNFAKYFLHQSHEEREHAEKLMKFQNKRGGRIFLQDIKKPDRDDWESGLTAMECALHLEKNVNQSLLDLHKLATDKNDPHLCDFIETHYLDEQVKSIKELGDHVTNLRKMGAPKSGLAEYLFDKHTLGESDSEN; from the exons ATGGCTTCGTCTCCTTCCCAGGTGCGCCAGAACTACCACCAGGACTGCGAAGCGGCCATCAATCGGCAGATCAACCTGGAACTCTACGCTTCCTACGTGTACCTCAGCATG TCCTACTATTTTGACCGTGATGACGTGGCCCTGAAGAACTTTGCCAAGTACTTCCTTCACCAATCTCATGAGGAACGTGAGCATGCAGAGAAGCTTATGAAGTTCCAGAACAAGAGGGGCGGTCGCATTTTCCTGCAAGACATTAAG AAACCAGATCGTGATGACTGGGAGAGTGGACTGACAGCAATGGAGTGTGCTTTgcacttggaaaaaaatgtgaaccAATCACTGCTGGACCTGCACAAGCTGGCAACTGACAAAAACGACCCACAC TTATGTGATTTCATTGAAACCCACTACCTGGATGAGCAGGTCAAATCCATCAAAGAGCTGGGTGACCATGTGACCAACCTGCGCAAGATGGGGGCGCCAAAATCTGGATTGGCTGAATATCTTTTCGACAAGCACACTCTGGGAGAAAGTGACAGTGAAAACTGA